The Caldibacillus debilis DSM 16016 genome includes a region encoding these proteins:
- a CDS encoding DUF2627 domain-containing protein, translating to MMRTVAFLILLVPGILAAWGVKLMRDSLFGIVNPPFPGTASQTIAGLLFFVFGIFFVGGFIFHRDKKRNKVQKRFKKR from the coding sequence ATGATGAGAACCGTTGCCTTCCTCATTCTCCTCGTGCCCGGCATTCTTGCCGCGTGGGGCGTAAAGCTGATGCGGGACTCCCTGTTCGGCATCGTGAATCCGCCCTTTCCCGGTACGGCGTCCCAGACGATCGCCGGCCTGCTCTTCTTTGTTTTCGGAATCTTTTTTGTCGGCGGGTTTATCTTTCACCGCGACAAAAAACGGAACAAGG